In Achromobacter xylosoxidans A8, a single window of DNA contains:
- the htpX gene encoding protease HtpX: MKRIVLFVLTNLAVMLVLSATLRILGVDRYITANGLNLNALLIFSVVVGFTGAIISLLISKPMAKWSTGAQVLDPNSPRNQREAWLVDTVHQLADRAGIGRPEVAIYEGAPNAFATGAFKNDSLVAVSTGLLESMSEEEVAAVLAHEVAHIANGDMVTLTLIQGVVNTFVVFLARVVGYFIDRVVFKNERGIGPGYYITVLVCEIIFGVLASIIVAWFSRQREYRADAGSAHLMGAREPMIRALARLGGLEPGELPKSFEASGITGKGGLAAMFASHPPIPARIAALQNARVI, from the coding sequence ATGAAACGCATTGTCTTGTTCGTCCTGACCAACCTGGCCGTCATGCTCGTGCTGTCGGCCACGCTGCGCATCCTGGGCGTGGACCGCTACATCACCGCCAACGGCCTGAACCTCAACGCCCTGCTGATCTTCTCGGTCGTGGTGGGCTTCACCGGCGCGATCATCTCGCTCTTGATCAGCAAGCCCATGGCCAAGTGGAGCACCGGCGCCCAGGTGCTGGACCCGAACTCGCCGCGCAACCAGCGCGAAGCCTGGCTGGTCGACACCGTGCACCAGCTGGCCGACCGCGCCGGCATCGGCCGCCCGGAAGTCGCCATCTATGAAGGCGCGCCCAACGCCTTCGCCACCGGCGCGTTCAAGAACGACTCCCTGGTCGCCGTGTCCACCGGGCTGCTGGAAAGCATGAGCGAAGAAGAAGTCGCCGCCGTGCTGGCCCACGAAGTCGCCCACATCGCCAACGGCGACATGGTCACGCTGACCCTGATCCAGGGCGTGGTGAACACCTTCGTCGTGTTCCTGGCGCGCGTGGTCGGCTACTTCATCGACCGCGTGGTGTTCAAGAACGAACGCGGCATCGGCCCGGGCTACTACATCACCGTACTGGTCTGTGAGATCATTTTCGGCGTCCTGGCCTCGATCATCGTGGCCTGGTTCTCGCGCCAGCGCGAATACCGCGCCGACGCCGGCTCGGCCCACCTGATGGGCGCCCGCGAACCCATGATCCGCGCCCTGGCCCGCCTCGGCGGCCTGGAGCCGGGCGAACTGCCCAAGTCCTTCGAGGCCTCGGGCATCACCGGCAAGGGCGGCCTGGCGGCCATGTTCGCCTCGCACCCGCCGATTCCGGCCCGCATCGCCGCGCTGCAGAACGCCCGCGTGATCTAA
- a CDS encoding DMT family transporter: MQALWMLLASAMFAIMGSFVKLGTEHGASLPQVVLFRGLPSVILLLIWARAGRQSIIPVSWKLHLWRNLSGVTSMWLGFFAIAHLPLATATSLNYTAPLFIACWMLGWGGAQRDPVRIMAVALGFLGVIAVLRPSINEDQWLAALLGMTAGAMSAIAMMQIRQLGRVGEPEWRTVLFFSVAVCVSSLAGLLFEGWGYADWTGYLSLLGVGVTGLFGQLAMTRAFGLGSALLTAALQYSTIIFAALLGMGIWGEQLDALAWAGMGLIIFAGLLSIWRTMRDPKPA, encoded by the coding sequence ATGCAGGCACTTTGGATGTTGCTGGCGTCCGCCATGTTCGCCATCATGGGTTCGTTCGTGAAGCTCGGCACCGAGCATGGCGCCTCGCTGCCGCAAGTGGTGCTCTTTCGCGGACTGCCGTCGGTCATCCTGCTGCTGATCTGGGCCCGCGCCGGCCGCCAGTCCATCATTCCCGTCAGCTGGAAACTGCACCTGTGGCGCAACCTGTCTGGCGTCACGTCGATGTGGCTGGGCTTTTTCGCCATCGCCCATCTGCCCCTGGCCACGGCCACCAGCCTGAATTACACCGCGCCGCTGTTCATCGCCTGTTGGATGCTGGGCTGGGGCGGGGCGCAGCGCGACCCCGTGCGCATTATGGCGGTGGCGCTGGGGTTCCTGGGCGTGATCGCGGTCCTGCGGCCCAGCATCAACGAAGACCAGTGGCTGGCCGCCTTGCTGGGAATGACCGCCGGCGCCATGTCGGCCATCGCCATGATGCAGATCCGCCAACTGGGCCGGGTCGGGGAACCCGAGTGGCGTACCGTGCTGTTCTTCTCCGTGGCCGTGTGCGTGTCCAGCCTGGCCGGACTGCTGTTCGAGGGCTGGGGCTACGCCGACTGGACCGGCTATCTGTCGCTGCTGGGCGTGGGTGTGACGGGGCTTTTCGGGCAGCTGGCCATGACCCGGGCCTTCGGCCTGGGGTCGGCGTTGCTGACCGCGGCACTGCAGTACAGCACCATCATCTTCGCGGCCTTGCTGGGCATGGGTATCTGGGGCGAGCAGCTGGACGCCTTGGCCTGGGCCGGGATGGGCCTGATCATTTTCGCGGGCCTGCTGTCGATATGGCGCACCATGCGCGATCCCAAGCCGGCCTGA